Genomic window (Sediminispirochaeta smaragdinae DSM 11293):
CCAGAAATCTGTATCGCTCAGCAAACGAAGGTAATTATCAAGTCCCACAAAACTCATGGAACGCCCTCGCGTTTTGAAAAAGCTCAGATATAACGCATATAAAATCGGGTATACCTGCATGACAAACAAAAAGAAAACCGCGGGCGAAATAAGATAAAAAGCCGTTCTGCCTCTACTGGTCAAGGGAAAACGTTTTTTCAGCAATTCATTGTGTACATCCAATATAATGTCCCTTTCAAATTCGTAAGATGCTTGGAGAATTCAGAGGAGACAGGAGAAGGTGGAATCCCGGCGGGAACCATCTTCTCCTTCATTCATTATCTGTTTACCTCTTCCTGGGCTTGTTTAAGCCTTTCCATACTATCCAAATTCGGATTGGCCAAGAGCGCCTCGAATGTTTGAGCCAGCTTTGTGAGAGCTCGGTCATATTCTGCCAACGCAGGATAGGGAGCTCCATAGGATTCCGTGATCTTCGCAACCTGCTGCCAGTAGGCGTTCTTGAAGGTCGGTGTATCCATGGCAGGACGAAGCGAAGGCAGCCCTCCTATGGCCTCGGCACATTCAGCATTCCGTTCGGTAGTCATGAGCCAATCAATAAAAGCCTTGGCTTCCGCTATATGCTCTGCACCCTGAGGAATGGCAAGTGCCGAACAGGTAATGGCCGCCACAGGTTCTCCGTTTGGTGCCGAAAGATACGGCGCAACAATGATTTTGCCTGCCTCTACCGCTTTTGCCACGGACTGGGCTCCATTATCAAAAATCGTACCATCCGGTGCCGTAAGGGGATTCATATATACGTAGGACCATGAAATACCGGCGAAAGATACCGCATCGCCCTGCATAAAAGGCCTTTCATTGTCGAATCCCGGAGCAAGATCGATCTCGGGTGCGTAACCGTTTTTGAAAAGCGTGCGAAGGAATTCCACGGCATGTGCGGTCTCGGGACTGGCCCAGCCAGCCTGTCCCTTTCCATCGCCATACCTTCCTCCGTAGCTTTTTATAAGGCCATAGTAGAGCCCTTCGGCTCCATACTTCTCCGAGGCCTTAAACGTAATGGCATAGTGTCCTTCGGCCTTAATCCTTTCAGCTTCTTTTAGAAACTCCGTAGTAGTTCTCGGAAAACCATTCGGCCAGGCATCGGCCCAGACATAACTTACCCGTGTGCCGATATTCAATGGGACACACAAAATCCGTCCGTCCGGTGCGGTACATGCAGCCAATGCCCGGGGACTAAGATCTTTATACCATGATGCATTCTTCACATAATCGGTAAGATCCATAAGGGTATCGTTGGTGATGTAAAAAGCCTGCTGTTGGCTGTCCACGTATGAAATTTCCGGAACTTGACCGCCCGCCGTTACGGCAACATTAAGCTTACTGTTAATCTGGTCGTACGGGACAAAAATATTCTCGACTACTTTTCCTGTTTCCGCCTGATACTCCTCCAATGTTTTTTTCAGCCATTCATCACGGATGTTTTCTGGATTAAGCGCGTTATACTTTGTCCAGATGGTAATGCCTTCTTCGCCTTCCTGCTGACCTCCTGCATAGATAGGCAACGTGCTTGATAAAAGCACCAGCATACCAAGAAACGCTTGGATTTTTTTCATAATTCTGACCTCCTAATTATTATGACAATAGGGATGGTCGCTTCAGCGGTAAAGGCCTAAAAGTACCAATTGGGGTACTAAAAAAGTACTAAAGAGCCCTTTCTGCCAGAGAAATAGGAGATATGCGCGTCTGATGTTTCTTACTGTTCCGAATCCTGGTGGTTGAATAAACACAATTTCTTTCCCTGCAATCAACTGCAAACCACACTATGGGAAAAAGCATGCAGCGGCATAAAATAAAGGGATTTACCGGCAAAACAGCATACATACCACCAGGATTCGGAACACTAAACAACTTTTACGAATCATCTAAGTGAATTATGTCTGATCGGTTATGAAAACCACTTTTTGAATATATCGAGCGGATATGATTTTTTACCGTTTGCGTGGCAATAAACAACATCTCAGCAATTTCGTCGTTACTGTATCCCTGAAGCATCAATCCGTACACCTCCCGTTCCCTTCTGCTTAACTGGCGCAAGAGTTCCTGGCGGGTTTTCGTAAAGGATTCGTTCTTCTCCCTGGTGCAATCGTTATGATCTCGTTGCTGCAGCACCGAACCGACCTTTTCTGATATCAAGATATTTCCGGAATGGACCAT
Coding sequences:
- a CDS encoding ABC transporter substrate-binding protein, which translates into the protein MKKIQAFLGMLVLLSSTLPIYAGGQQEGEEGITIWTKYNALNPENIRDEWLKKTLEEYQAETGKVVENIFVPYDQINSKLNVAVTAGGQVPEISYVDSQQQAFYITNDTLMDLTDYVKNASWYKDLSPRALAACTAPDGRILCVPLNIGTRVSYVWADAWPNGFPRTTTEFLKEAERIKAEGHYAITFKASEKYGAEGLYYGLIKSYGGRYGDGKGQAGWASPETAHAVEFLRTLFKNGYAPEIDLAPGFDNERPFMQGDAVSFAGISWSYVYMNPLTAPDGTIFDNGAQSVAKAVEAGKIIVAPYLSAPNGEPVAAITCSALAIPQGAEHIAEAKAFIDWLMTTERNAECAEAIGGLPSLRPAMDTPTFKNAYWQQVAKITESYGAPYPALAEYDRALTKLAQTFEALLANPNLDSMERLKQAQEEVNR